From the Hymenobacter yonginensis genome, one window contains:
- a CDS encoding metal-dependent hydrolase: protein MNLTYYGHSCFLLEAGGSKVLFDPFIRPNPLAKDVDVDSIEADFILLSHGHGDHVADVEEIGKRTGAELVGMYEVLAWFEAKGLKADTKMNLGGTVQLPFGTVQMVAAAHSSSMPDGSYGGLAAGFVVKAEGKTFYFAGDTALTYDMKLIGERHTLDFAILPVGDHFTMGVDDALVAADWTGASKVIGMHFDTFPPLAVNHDEAKAKATAAGKELLLLAVGETISF from the coding sequence ATGAACCTGACCTACTACGGCCATTCCTGCTTCCTGCTCGAAGCCGGTGGCAGCAAAGTACTCTTCGACCCCTTCATTCGGCCCAACCCGCTGGCCAAAGACGTGGACGTGGACAGCATCGAAGCCGATTTCATCCTGCTCAGCCACGGCCACGGCGACCATGTGGCTGATGTGGAGGAGATTGGCAAGCGCACCGGCGCCGAGCTGGTGGGCATGTACGAGGTGCTGGCCTGGTTTGAAGCCAAAGGCCTGAAAGCCGATACCAAGATGAACCTGGGCGGCACCGTGCAGCTGCCCTTCGGCACGGTGCAGATGGTGGCCGCGGCCCACTCCAGCTCCATGCCCGATGGCTCCTATGGCGGGCTGGCGGCCGGCTTCGTGGTGAAAGCCGAAGGCAAGACCTTCTACTTCGCCGGCGACACCGCCCTGACCTACGACATGAAGCTCATCGGGGAGCGGCACACGCTCGACTTTGCCATCCTGCCCGTAGGCGACCATTTCACGATGGGCGTAGACGATGCCCTGGTAGCCGCCGACTGGACCGGTGCCAGCAAAGTCATCGGCATGCACTTCGACACCTTCCCGCCCCTGGCCGTCAACCACGACGAAGCCAAGGCCAAGGCTACGGCCGCCGGCAAGGAGTTGCTGCTGCTGGCCGTGGGCGAAACCATTTCCTTTTAA
- a CDS encoding ParA family protein codes for MGKIIAVANQKGGVGKTTSSINLAASLAALEYRTLLVDADPQANATSGVGFDPKDIQNSIYECMVDGINAQDIILQTNILPHLDLMPSHIDLVGAEVEMINLPNREEKMKDALRPLADQYDFIIIDCSPSLGLITVNALTAAHSVIIPVQCEYFALEGLGKLLNTVKIIQSRLNENLEIEGILLTMYDVRLRLSNQVVEEVKLHFQQLVFDTIIPRNVKLSESPSFGIPVILHDAESKGSISYLNLAREIVEKNVEAAGTSEAAEDAAA; via the coding sequence ATGGGTAAAATTATTGCGGTAGCCAACCAGAAGGGCGGGGTGGGCAAAACCACCTCTTCGATCAACCTGGCGGCCTCGCTGGCCGCGCTGGAATATCGGACCCTGCTGGTAGATGCCGACCCGCAGGCCAACGCCACTTCCGGCGTGGGCTTCGACCCGAAGGATATCCAGAACAGCATCTACGAGTGCATGGTGGATGGCATCAATGCCCAGGATATTATCCTGCAAACCAACATCCTGCCCCACCTCGACCTGATGCCCTCCCACATCGACCTGGTAGGCGCCGAGGTGGAGATGATCAACCTGCCCAACCGGGAGGAGAAGATGAAGGACGCCCTGCGCCCGCTGGCTGATCAGTACGACTTCATCATCATCGACTGCTCGCCGTCGCTGGGCCTCATCACGGTGAATGCCCTCACGGCCGCTCACTCCGTGATAATCCCGGTTCAGTGCGAGTACTTCGCCCTGGAGGGCCTGGGCAAGCTGCTCAACACCGTCAAGATCATCCAGAGCCGCCTCAACGAAAACCTGGAAATCGAGGGCATCCTGCTCACGATGTACGACGTGCGTTTGCGCCTCAGCAACCAGGTGGTAGAGGAAGTGAAGCTGCATTTCCAGCAGTTGGTGTTCGATACCATCATCCCGCGCAACGTGAAACTGAGCGAGTCGCCGAGCTTCGGCATCCCGGTCATTCTGCACGACGCCGAAAGCAAAGGCTCCATCAGCTACCTCAACCTGGCCCGCGAAATCGTGGAAAAGAACGTGGAAGCTGCCGGCACCTCCGAAGCCGCCGAAGACGCGGCAGCGTAG
- a CDS encoding ParB/RepB/Spo0J family partition protein codes for MSEKQEEKSVPAALPAAVKRKVGGLGRGLNALIEGSYEKKSDRLGLVPHPVNSVGLIPVGHIEANPYQPRTHFDQEALQELAESIKVQGIIQPVTVRQIGTNAYQLISGERRLQASKLAGLDTIPAYIRKADDQQMLEMALIENIQRENLNAIEIALSYQRLVSECNLKQEELGDRVGKNRSTVTNYLRLLKLPPDIQIGLRDTAISMGHARALISVDNPEQQLDLFHRIVAEELSVRRVEQLVRAGLNPATKPDAADAKAPQDATPQVPVAELRRTERHLTERFGSRVLVKPGPQGRGEIKIAFDSVEDMQRILHILQPA; via the coding sequence ATGTCAGAGAAGCAAGAAGAGAAATCCGTTCCGGCTGCGCTTCCCGCAGCGGTAAAGCGCAAAGTCGGGGGCTTAGGCCGCGGCCTCAACGCCCTGATTGAAGGCAGCTACGAGAAAAAGAGCGACCGGCTGGGCTTGGTGCCGCACCCTGTGAACTCCGTCGGGCTGATTCCGGTGGGCCACATCGAGGCCAACCCCTACCAGCCCCGCACGCACTTCGACCAAGAGGCGCTGCAGGAGCTGGCCGAGAGCATCAAGGTGCAGGGCATCATCCAGCCCGTGACGGTACGCCAGATCGGGACCAACGCCTACCAGCTCATTTCGGGGGAGCGGCGTCTGCAGGCTTCCAAGCTGGCTGGCCTTGATACTATTCCAGCGTACATCCGGAAGGCCGACGACCAGCAGATGCTGGAAATGGCCCTCATCGAGAACATCCAGCGTGAAAACCTCAACGCCATTGAAATTGCGTTGAGCTACCAGCGCCTCGTGAGCGAATGCAACCTCAAGCAGGAAGAGCTGGGCGACCGGGTGGGCAAAAACCGCTCGACCGTAACCAACTACCTGCGCCTGCTCAAGCTGCCGCCCGACATCCAGATCGGGCTGCGCGACACGGCCATCAGCATGGGCCACGCCCGCGCCCTGATCAGCGTGGACAACCCCGAGCAGCAGCTGGACTTGTTCCACCGCATCGTGGCCGAGGAGCTGTCGGTGCGGCGCGTGGAGCAGCTGGTGCGCGCCGGCCTCAACCCCGCCACCAAGCCCGACGCCGCCGACGCCAAAGCCCCGCAGGACGCCACGCCGCAGGTGCCGGTAGCCGAGCTGCGCCGCACCGAGCGCCACCTCACGGAGCGTTTCGGCAGCCGCGTACTGGTGAAGCCCGGCCCCCAGGGGCGCGGCGAAATCAAGATTGCCTTCGACTCGGTGGAAGATATGCAGCGCATCCTGCACATCCTGCAGCCGGCTTAA
- a CDS encoding DUF5683 domain-containing protein: MTSRFRTLALAAAALLLPLLASEAHAQTSGTDVAPTAVTAGPDSAQVSTIVVPDSVRRTARLFGLKMTKPTKAGLLSALLPGAGQLYNGRWWKVPLAVGAVGGTVYGEIFYQQRYTEFADGFNARTDGDPNTVDNGPRSSLLRSSDEVKRSLNFYRRQRDSFLAYIALAHAVQILDAVVDAHLRDFDISDDLSLQWEPSVLRMPTLAAAPGVSLTLTFK; the protein is encoded by the coding sequence ATGACCTCGCGTTTTCGTACTCTGGCCCTGGCCGCTGCTGCGCTCCTTCTGCCGCTGCTGGCCTCTGAGGCGCATGCCCAAACCTCCGGCACCGATGTGGCCCCGACGGCCGTCACGGCTGGGCCGGACTCGGCGCAGGTCAGCACCATTGTGGTGCCGGACTCGGTGCGGCGGACGGCGCGGCTGTTTGGGCTGAAGATGACCAAGCCCACCAAGGCCGGGCTGCTGTCGGCGCTGCTGCCGGGCGCGGGCCAGCTCTACAATGGGCGCTGGTGGAAGGTGCCGCTGGCTGTGGGCGCCGTGGGCGGCACCGTGTACGGCGAAATCTTTTATCAGCAGCGCTACACCGAGTTTGCCGACGGCTTCAATGCCCGCACCGACGGCGACCCCAACACCGTGGACAACGGCCCGCGCTCCAGCCTCCTGCGCTCGTCGGATGAGGTGAAGCGCAGCCTGAACTTCTACCGCCGCCAGCGCGACTCCTTCCTGGCCTACATTGCGCTGGCCCACGCCGTGCAGATTCTCGACGCCGTAGTGGACGCCCATTTGCGCGACTTCGACATCAGCGACGACCTGAGTCTGCAGTGGGAGCCCTCCGTGCTGCGGATGCCTACGCTGGCCGCCGCCCCCGGCGTCAGCCTGACTTTAACCTTTAAATAA
- the dapB gene encoding 4-hydroxy-tetrahydrodipicolinate reductase, translating into MRLLLIGYGKMGRAIEARAVARGHEVVGIIDPSNPKLSITDFTPATVDAAIEFTHPDAAFANVQACLRQRIPVVCGSTGWLHHFQEAVELCQQTDGSLFYASNYSVGVNLFFHFNEYIATKMHQFGGYDVQVREIHHTQKVDQPSGTALTAAEAILRHFPSKTIWRNEPAQQPEELAVLSERTGAVVGTHIVTYSSEADTLELKHEAHTRDGFVDGALLAAEWLPGHQGVFGMKDLLGL; encoded by the coding sequence ATGAGACTTCTGCTGATCGGCTACGGCAAAATGGGCCGCGCTATTGAAGCCCGCGCGGTGGCCCGTGGCCACGAGGTGGTGGGCATCATCGACCCCTCCAACCCCAAGCTGAGCATTACCGACTTCACTCCCGCTACCGTTGATGCGGCCATCGAGTTTACGCACCCCGACGCGGCCTTTGCCAACGTGCAAGCCTGCCTGCGCCAGCGGATTCCGGTGGTGTGCGGCTCTACGGGCTGGCTGCACCACTTCCAGGAGGCCGTGGAGCTGTGCCAGCAAACCGACGGCTCGCTGTTCTACGCCTCCAACTACAGCGTGGGCGTGAATCTGTTCTTCCACTTCAACGAGTACATCGCCACCAAAATGCATCAGTTCGGTGGCTACGATGTACAGGTGCGCGAAATCCACCACACCCAGAAGGTGGACCAGCCCAGCGGCACGGCCCTGACGGCTGCTGAGGCTATTCTGCGCCACTTCCCCAGCAAAACCATCTGGCGCAACGAGCCCGCCCAGCAGCCCGAGGAGCTGGCCGTGCTCAGCGAGCGTACCGGCGCGGTGGTGGGCACCCACATCGTTACGTATTCTTCCGAAGCCGATACGCTGGAGCTCAAGCACGAAGCCCATACCCGCGACGGGTTCGTGGACGGCGCGTTGCTGGCGGCCGAGTGGCTGCCGGGCCATCAGGGCGTGTTCGGGATGAAGGATCTGCTGGGGCTGTAG
- the lepB gene encoding signal peptidase I, protein MAIQQSWEERMKAASASSKPVNARKKGFFREWGDAILFAVVAATLIRWATFEAYTIPTPSMEDSLLVGDYLFVSKLHYGARTPQTPLQIPLTHQTLWGSGIKSYSDAIQLPSYRLPGFSEVKRGDVVVFNVPFESQHPADLRTNYIKRCVAVAGDVLEIKDTQVFINGKPMTNPPQSQNRYFLQVPQPNDDLYKAFQDQHVTNFNRPDGKPEPIFGTQEPTFMIDATPATADFFRKQPYVKAVVQDKAEAGQPEADVFPNNPDYPQSTPQPLNLWNKDNYGPLQLPKAGQTVQLTPQNTPMYQKIIMRYEHNEGVTMANGVLLQNGQPLKSYTFKQDYYFMMGDNRHDSLDSRYWGFVPADHIVGKAVLIWMSVDPYADFLHKIRWSRLFSTVD, encoded by the coding sequence ATGGCCATACAACAGTCCTGGGAAGAACGCATGAAAGCGGCTTCCGCTTCCAGCAAACCCGTTAATGCCCGCAAAAAAGGCTTCTTCCGGGAGTGGGGCGACGCCATTCTGTTTGCGGTGGTGGCCGCCACCCTTATCCGCTGGGCTACTTTCGAAGCCTACACCATCCCGACGCCCTCCATGGAGGACTCGCTGCTGGTGGGCGACTACCTGTTTGTGAGCAAGCTGCACTACGGCGCCCGCACGCCCCAGACGCCGCTGCAGATTCCGCTCACGCACCAGACGCTGTGGGGCTCCGGCATCAAGAGCTACTCCGACGCCATTCAGCTGCCCAGCTACCGCCTGCCGGGCTTTTCGGAAGTGAAGCGCGGCGACGTGGTGGTGTTCAACGTGCCCTTCGAGAGCCAGCACCCCGCCGACCTGCGCACCAACTACATCAAGCGGTGCGTGGCCGTGGCCGGCGACGTGCTCGAAATCAAGGATACGCAGGTGTTCATCAACGGCAAGCCGATGACCAACCCGCCGCAAAGCCAGAACCGCTACTTCCTGCAGGTGCCCCAGCCCAACGACGACCTGTACAAGGCCTTCCAGGACCAGCACGTGACCAACTTCAACCGGCCCGATGGCAAGCCGGAACCGATTTTCGGCACCCAGGAGCCCACGTTCATGATTGACGCCACGCCCGCCACCGCCGACTTCTTCCGCAAGCAGCCCTACGTGAAGGCCGTGGTGCAGGACAAGGCCGAAGCCGGCCAGCCCGAAGCCGACGTGTTCCCGAACAATCCCGACTATCCGCAGAGCACGCCCCAGCCCCTCAACCTCTGGAACAAGGACAACTACGGCCCGCTGCAGCTGCCCAAAGCCGGCCAGACCGTGCAGCTGACGCCCCAGAACACGCCCATGTACCAGAAGATCATCATGCGCTACGAGCACAACGAGGGCGTGACGATGGCCAACGGCGTGCTGCTGCAGAACGGCCAGCCGCTGAAAAGCTACACGTTCAAGCAGGACTACTACTTTATGATGGGCGACAACCGCCACGACTCGCTGGACTCGCGCTACTGGGGCTTCGTGCCCGCCGACCACATCGTGGGCAAGGCCGTGCTGATCTGGATGTCGGTTGACCCCTACGCCGACTTCCTGCACAAAATCCGCTGGAGCCGCCTGTTCAGCACCGTCGACTAA
- a CDS encoding uracil-DNA glycosylase, producing MNVKIEESWRKVLQPEFEKPYFPHLIAFVRGEYATATVYPPGPQIFHAFDACPLPQVKVVILGQDPYHGKGQAHGLSFSVADGIRTPPSLQNIFKELQADIPETPPAPNGNLDRWAEQGVLLLNATLTVRAGEPASHQKRGWEQFTDAVIQKVSEEKEHVVFILWGAYAQKKAELIDARKHLILKSAHPSPYAADRGFFGSRPFSKTNAYLQQHGLEPIKW from the coding sequence ATGAATGTAAAGATAGAAGAGAGCTGGCGCAAAGTATTACAGCCCGAATTTGAGAAACCGTACTTTCCGCATCTTATTGCCTTTGTGCGAGGCGAGTACGCCACGGCCACTGTGTATCCGCCCGGCCCGCAGATCTTCCACGCCTTCGATGCCTGCCCGCTGCCGCAGGTGAAGGTGGTGATTCTGGGCCAGGACCCCTACCACGGCAAGGGCCAGGCCCACGGCCTTAGCTTCTCCGTGGCCGACGGCATCCGGACGCCGCCTTCGCTGCAGAATATTTTCAAGGAGCTGCAGGCCGACATCCCGGAAACACCCCCGGCGCCCAACGGCAACCTCGACCGCTGGGCCGAGCAGGGCGTGCTGCTGCTCAACGCCACCCTCACGGTGCGCGCCGGCGAGCCCGCCAGCCACCAGAAGCGCGGCTGGGAGCAGTTCACCGATGCTGTTATTCAGAAGGTATCCGAGGAAAAAGAGCACGTGGTGTTCATTCTGTGGGGCGCCTATGCTCAGAAGAAAGCCGAGCTGATCGACGCCCGCAAGCACCTCATCCTTAAATCGGCCCACCCCTCGCCCTACGCCGCCGACCGCGGCTTCTTCGGCTCCCGTCCCTTCAGCAAAACCAACGCCTACCTCCAGCAGCACGGCCTGGAACCGATTAAGTGGTAA
- the apaG gene encoding Co2+/Mg2+ efflux protein ApaG encodes MNTTTTQGVTVSVTTNYLPDYSSPSQEHYVFAYKIDIRNNSEYTVKLLRRHWYIYDANGVVREVEGDGVVGQQPVLEPGEAHQYVSGCNLKSGLGKMRGTYDMERLADGSTFEVEIPEFTLVVPYRLN; translated from the coding sequence ATGAATACGACCACTACGCAGGGCGTCACCGTGAGCGTCACGACCAACTACCTGCCCGACTACTCTAGCCCTAGCCAGGAGCATTACGTATTTGCCTACAAGATTGATATTCGCAACAACAGCGAGTACACCGTGAAACTGCTGCGCCGCCACTGGTACATCTACGACGCCAACGGCGTGGTGCGCGAAGTGGAGGGCGACGGCGTGGTAGGCCAGCAGCCCGTGCTTGAGCCCGGCGAGGCCCACCAGTACGTATCGGGCTGCAACCTGAAGTCGGGGCTGGGCAAGATGCGCGGCACCTACGACATGGAGCGGCTGGCCGATGGCAGCACCTTCGAGGTGGAAATCCCGGAATTCACGCTTGTGGTGCCGTACCGCCTGAACTAG
- a CDS encoding O-methyltransferase produces the protein MVFQALSYLRFLARSGNTHGLHSPFVFGLYAYVINHTGQFAAFEAIEQRRQELQRSPQTIQVRDFGAGSHTGAGRQRRLQDIARTAAKPRPLAQLLFRLVNHFQPRTILELGTSLGLTTAYLAAADSRSRVLTFEGCPATATVARETFAQLELRNIELVEGNLDDTLAPALAALPAPLDFAFFDGNHRYEPTLRYFEQCLPHRTERSVFVLDDIHWSRDMERAWNVIRKHPEVRLTIDLFFIGLVFFRRNQPRQHFRLRFNNTLDKLLERTRRLGA, from the coding sequence TTGGTCTTTCAGGCTCTCAGCTACCTTCGGTTTCTCGCGCGCTCCGGCAACACCCACGGCCTGCACTCGCCCTTCGTGTTCGGGCTCTACGCCTACGTTATCAACCACACCGGGCAGTTTGCGGCGTTTGAGGCCATTGAGCAGCGGCGCCAGGAGCTGCAGCGCAGCCCCCAGACCATTCAGGTGCGCGACTTTGGGGCGGGCTCGCACACCGGCGCGGGCCGGCAGCGCCGCCTACAGGACATTGCCCGCACGGCCGCCAAGCCGCGCCCACTGGCGCAGCTGCTGTTCCGGCTGGTCAATCACTTCCAGCCGCGCACCATTCTGGAGCTGGGCACCTCGCTGGGCCTAACCACCGCCTACCTGGCCGCGGCCGACTCGCGCAGCCGCGTGCTGACGTTTGAGGGCTGCCCGGCCACGGCCACCGTGGCCCGCGAAACCTTCGCCCAGCTGGAGCTGCGCAACATCGAGCTGGTGGAAGGCAACCTCGACGACACCCTCGCCCCTGCCCTGGCGGCGCTGCCGGCCCCGCTGGATTTCGCCTTCTTCGACGGCAACCACCGCTACGAGCCCACGCTGCGCTACTTCGAGCAGTGCCTGCCCCACCGCACCGAGCGGAGCGTGTTTGTGCTCGACGATATTCACTGGTCGCGGGACATGGAGCGGGCCTGGAACGTCATCCGCAAACACCCAGAGGTGCGCCTGACTATCGACCTGTTCTTTATCGGCCTCGTGTTCTTCCGCCGCAACCAGCCCCGCCAGCACTTCCGCCTGCGCTTCAACAACACCCTGGACAAGCTGCTGGAACGCACCCGCCGGCTGGGGGCTTGA
- the kdsA gene encoding 3-deoxy-8-phosphooctulonate synthase, protein MINQLANALPHFRNTNSGQFFLMAGPCVIEGEDMALRIAEKVKHLTDKLQIPYIFKGSYRKANRSRLDSFTGIGDETALRILQKVGREIGVPTVTDIHESDEAALAAEYVDVLQIPAFLCRQTDLLIAAAKTGKVVNVKKGQFLNGEAMQFAVDKVRQSGNENVILTDRGNSFGYSDLVVDFRNLPAMQAFGVPVVMDVTHSLQRPNQSSGVTGGQPALIETIAKAAIAVGADGLFIETHPTPATAKSDGANMLALDQLEDLLIKLTRVREAIR, encoded by the coding sequence ATGATCAACCAACTCGCCAACGCGCTGCCCCACTTCCGCAACACCAACTCCGGCCAGTTTTTCCTGATGGCGGGCCCCTGCGTAATCGAAGGCGAAGACATGGCCCTGCGCATCGCCGAGAAGGTGAAGCACCTGACTGACAAGCTGCAGATTCCTTACATCTTCAAGGGCTCGTACCGCAAAGCCAACCGCAGCCGCCTCGACTCGTTCACCGGCATCGGCGACGAAACGGCGCTGCGCATTCTGCAGAAGGTGGGCCGCGAAATCGGGGTGCCTACCGTGACGGACATTCACGAATCGGACGAGGCGGCGCTGGCGGCTGAGTACGTGGACGTGCTGCAGATTCCGGCCTTCCTGTGCCGCCAGACCGATCTGCTGATTGCGGCCGCGAAAACCGGCAAGGTGGTGAACGTGAAAAAAGGTCAGTTCCTGAACGGCGAGGCCATGCAGTTTGCCGTGGATAAAGTGCGCCAGTCCGGCAACGAAAACGTCATCCTCACGGACCGTGGCAACTCGTTCGGCTACTCCGACCTAGTGGTGGACTTCCGCAACCTGCCCGCCATGCAGGCGTTTGGCGTGCCCGTGGTGATGGACGTGACCCACTCGTTGCAGCGCCCCAACCAGAGCAGCGGCGTGACGGGCGGCCAGCCGGCCCTCATCGAAACCATTGCCAAAGCCGCCATTGCCGTCGGCGCCGACGGCTTGTTCATCGAAACCCACCCCACGCCCGCCACGGCTAAGTCCGACGGCGCCAACATGCTGGCCCTCGACCAGCTGGAAGACCTGCTCATCAAGCTGACCCGCGTGCGGGAGGCCATTCGGTAA
- a CDS encoding methyltransferase domain-containing protein: MKSAVSFDENYWRGRYATGRTGWDAGAVTPPLRDYFNQLEPDYARRILIPGAGNAYEAEYLHGLGFSQVFVADLAPEPLAALQQRVPGFPAAHLLQQDFFELPAAPPYDLIVEQTFFCALAPHLRPAYARQCAHLLRPGGTLAGLLFDTDFGPATEPPFGGTREEYRAYFEPYFDFVHFDTATNSLRPRQGRELFISLRRKLVL, from the coding sequence ATGAAATCTGCCGTTTCCTTCGACGAAAACTACTGGCGCGGCCGCTACGCCACGGGGCGCACTGGCTGGGATGCCGGAGCCGTAACGCCGCCTTTGCGCGATTATTTCAATCAGCTGGAGCCCGATTATGCCCGCCGTATCCTCATTCCGGGGGCCGGCAACGCCTACGAGGCTGAGTACCTGCATGGTCTGGGCTTCTCGCAGGTGTTCGTGGCCGATCTGGCGCCGGAGCCGCTGGCGGCCCTGCAACAGCGCGTACCCGGGTTTCCGGCGGCCCACCTGCTGCAGCAGGATTTTTTTGAGTTGCCGGCCGCCCCGCCCTACGACCTGATAGTGGAGCAAACCTTCTTCTGCGCCCTGGCCCCGCACCTGCGCCCCGCCTACGCCCGCCAGTGCGCCCACCTGCTTCGGCCCGGCGGCACGCTGGCCGGCCTGCTCTTCGATACCGACTTCGGGCCCGCTACGGAGCCGCCCTTCGGGGGCACGCGCGAGGAATACCGGGCGTATTTCGAGCCGTATTTTGATTTCGTGCATTTCGATACGGCCACCAACTCGCTGCGGCCCCGACAGGGGCGGGAACTGTTCATCAGTTTGCGGCGCAAGCTGGTGCTGTAG
- a CDS encoding GNAT family N-acetyltransferase, with protein MTTPFSLQPTLETDSLRLLPLQEADFAELYAVAADPRVWEQHPNKDRWQRPVFLNFFEGAIQSQGAFKIVNKANGATLGSTRLYDYSAEDNSLLIGYTFYGTQSWGKGINLAVKRLLLDYAFQFVDTVRFHIGAENVRSQIAIQRLGARKVAEQEVAYYGEPSKLNFVFEITKQEWAAHPVGS; from the coding sequence ATGACGACGCCCTTTTCCCTGCAGCCCACGCTGGAAACCGACTCCCTGCGGCTGCTCCCGCTGCAGGAAGCTGATTTTGCCGAGTTGTACGCCGTTGCCGCCGACCCCAGAGTGTGGGAGCAGCACCCCAACAAAGACCGGTGGCAGCGGCCGGTGTTTCTAAACTTCTTCGAAGGCGCCATCCAGAGCCAGGGCGCTTTCAAAATCGTGAACAAGGCCAATGGGGCCACTCTGGGCAGCACCCGCCTCTACGACTACAGCGCCGAAGACAACAGTCTCCTCATCGGCTACACCTTCTACGGCACCCAATCCTGGGGCAAGGGCATCAATCTGGCCGTGAAAAGGCTGCTTCTGGATTACGCGTTTCAATTCGTGGATACCGTCCGCTTTCATATCGGGGCCGAAAACGTTCGCTCGCAGATTGCCATCCAGCGCCTGGGGGCCCGCAAAGTTGCCGAGCAGGAAGTGGCGTACTACGGGGAGCCATCCAAGCTGAACTTCGTGTTTGAAATCACGAAGCAGGAATGGGCAGCTCATCCCGTCGGCTCGTAA